From Mugil cephalus isolate CIBA_MC_2020 chromosome 4, CIBA_Mcephalus_1.1, whole genome shotgun sequence:
ggcagtTTGGACTTTTTTGATTCTATGAGGACGTGGGATGCTGTGAGATGCCTCTCCTCCCACTGCTTCATGTTTGACGTGCTGGTCTGAGTGGAGACCTGACACAGACAACGTTTGAGAAAAAGGAAGTGCGTGAGTCACTGAGTGTACGTGAAGTCCTGGAGGCAAGTAGACATGTCCTCAAGACTTTTGACAACTCAACACTGAGCTCTAAACAAAGGAGGGGGTATTCCCACACAGGAAATAATACAATTGTTTGATTTACCAGTTCTTGtcataattcattaaaaaaagaagaaggaattTTCCAGAGTGTTGAAATTGGGACAACTGAGGTCTTGAAGCAGGTGATTAATTGGATAGACACTCCCTTGTCAGTTTATTAGCTACACTAGTGGAAACTAATGTCTTCTAATAACAGTCATGCACTAATTCTTATCGTCACGAAGATTGtagtatttagtatttgtttaaaataacttacAGAGCTGCATTGTGTTGTATGGAcgcatgtttctattattctgacaaTCCCATGTTAGTCAGTGGGACTATGACAGAAACACTAGGGGTTAATTCAGTGAgaactacatcctccagaattATCACACAATTAATTCAAAAACACTTGGGCCTGATGGGAAAATCAATGGGCAGTTGAATTTCTGACACTTTTAACATCAACTGAACATTATACATGAACATTACAGAGACGTGCGTAAATGGGaattgaaataatttaagaCATTCAAACTCAAATGTACTGTATCACTCCCAAGTTATCTTTTacaattaatttgttttatggCTGCCTGTCTAGTTTAGAAAGGGATAGAACAGAACTCTTTAATACTGGATCCTGATTGGTCTGTCGCCAAAAGCTTGTAACGTATATGCACCGAACACTACTCATCAGAAACCGACAGCACCCAACGTGATGTATTCGGAGAAGACACTGGAGATTGTGTGTgggtgcgcgtgtgtgcgcgcctgcGGGTGATCGGAGGGGTGTGGTGACGGATCCTCGCACATAAAACGCCGCGAGTAGAGCTGAGGGGTCTCCAAACGGTGTgcggagaaaaagagaagtaaacACACGAGATGATGTGGACCATTCTCCTGCTTGTCCTGCTTTACTTGGTTTTCAGGCGCAGAACGAGGTAAGGGACTTTGGTTCACCTGTGGTCTCCTTTACGCGCAGCGTGTCAATCAAACCGCTTCCATATTAACGCCTATTCCAGATGCTTCTTCTCGTACCACTGTTTTCGTGAAATCCACGTGATGCCACAGtacctttaaaaagtttaatcagtgttaaatgttaaaccagtattaatgataataatgttgtttttcgaTCACCGGCAAATCGTTCACTTGTTAGTTTAGTGTCTGGGCTCGTCCAGTTTAAGGAATGTAGTTAAACTAGTTAAAATGTCCTTAAGCTTTTCATCCTGACCTATGTTTTTCTTTAGAGCAATTATATAAAGAAGGCTGTGTTGtaataattgtttttaattgattCATCATTGTTGCAGGATCTTGTATAATAACTGAACTTTAATGGTTAGTTGTACATGTATGTATGACTTTGTGTACATGAGCAGCAGAAGATTAGATTTGAAACAGTAGTTTAACTTGGAGGAATCTGCATGCAAATTACTCACACTTAAGCATTTCTCTCAGCTAAGGAGCATATAATCTTTTAACACTCACAATccgtttctttattttctccttaGGTCAAAGAATGAGCCTCCTCTAGACAAAGGAATCATCCCCTGGTTGGGCCACGCACTTGAATTTGGGAAAGATGCTTCCAAGTTTATAAGTCGAATGAAGCAGAAACATGGTGACATTTTCACTGTGAGTACAAGAAACCCAACATGTAGACTACTTCAATGTGTTCTGTTTAATGTAGTGTCTGTAAAGTGTCAaagagttttgaaaaaaaaaaactgtataaatgaaatgtattattattattgttattactatcattattattactaggCAAGTTCACATGTTCATGCTCTGAGCTCTTCAGTGATTCTGCTTCCGTGTTTGATAAAACCCTGTTTCCAGCGTCAAATATGCACCTCATGAactcttttttccccaacaaaaTTATGAAAGTAATTATGAAGGTATCATTTTAGTTAACAGTCAATACTGAAAACCATTTTTGAAGCAATTGCAACACTGCACTTTGATAAAGGGAAGTGAATATTGGcatggtattaaaaaaaaaaaaaatcttcctctttctgttttccaAAATATAATCtgctgatgtcactgctgcctgtCCAGTAGAAAACATCATGAACATTTAAGAATATATTCACAGTCGTGTAGCACTTATACATGAATGTGATGGTAGAATCATACAACATAAAGTTACATCTCTTCAAGACTCCAGATTCAAATAGTTCATTGTCACATGCTCAGTACAGAAACATGTTCTGTACTGATCTTCGCATTTGCCGCTCACCCAAATGCCTAACAATGTAGTTCTATGAGTGGTACTAATTCATCCATAAGATATAACGAGTGCAGAATTCTAATAAACTATGAGAAGATTGATAGCAATAAGATAGTAGACATGTTGAATGGTTATTTTTgactcagtgtttctgtgtcatgTGCAGGTGCATGCAGCTGGGCACTACGTGACGGTGCTGCTGGATCCACACTCGTACGATGAAGTCATCAATGACCCAGTTTCCCTCGACTTTACCCGCTATGCGCAGGTGCTCATGGAGAGGATCTTCAACCTGCGGCTCCCGCACCACCAGGTGGACAAGGCGAAAGAAGTGATGAAAAGGTGCCACTTTACCCTCCAGACTAGTAGCATCATGTGAACActcctttgtcattttaatttttttatatgttaatTTGAAGGCAAAAATGTTTGTGGGAATCATGAGTCTCGTGGGTCAAGGTGAAGGTTTTCTATAGGACAGCCTTTatttttggaatattttataTGATTCGTTGTTTGTAACTTACAGTTTTTTGATGTTACGTTGCAAAATAGAGTCTCACACAATAGAGTTACTCACTCAAAGgtgtgaaatattattttaacccTTATCTTCACATTGCTTTTGATGCGGTTTACCCCTCCTTTCTTTGAGAACCAGTTGTTTGCTAAAAATAGGACACAAATTGTTCAGTAGCTCTGTAAATCAACAGGTACAGACGTCACTTGGTCATTTTTAGGCTTTCTGGCAGTCAGTGTCATGTAATTTACGGGATTCCCTTCAGTGGAACAGCCTCTAATCATGTCTTCCACTGTACCCTCTGATCTTTCGTCCGCAGGCACTTACTTGGAATGAATTTGGCCACCCTAAACTGCACCATGAGCCAACACTTGCAGGCCTTGCTAAAGGGCGAGACGTCTCAGAACCAGAAAGACTGGAAAGAGGAGGGACTGTTCAACTTCTCCTACAGCTTACTCTTTAAGTATGAAACAGCCCCGTcctcccacagacacacacacacaccaagttTGCGTCAAAGgaagtgtgtgttcatgtcaaAATTCCTCAGCTAAACAGTTTACGCACTAGTCAGTCTTGTGATCTTCTGTTTGTAAACACAGCGGGAAGAAATGCACCGTCATTACAGTGTTTTGCACAAATGTTCAAGGTCACTTTTCCGGTTGAGCCTCTCAGTTGAGCAGATGTGAATCAAATGATGATCCTGACCATTATCTCTAATGTGAAACTATTTGAACGGTGGTGTTTACTTTGACCCAGGGAGACGATGTATGAAGGTTAAGCATCCCTGTGTTACGTGTCTCACACTTGTGTCTTCTGCAGGGCAGGCTACCTGACGCTGTTTGGAGGAgagcagaacaacaacagcacagatCCCTCAAGTGTCTACGAGGAGTTCAGGAAGTTTGATGGACTCTTAACCAAAATGGCAAGGGGCACACTGAAAGCAGGTAAAGCCTCTCAGACTCAGATGAATCACTTTCTCCAACTGTTGATATTTCTAATCACCTTATCATTTAACGTGACTCAGAAGGTGTTGGGCATGTTGTCAGTGTTTACATCTCCCTTGGTTAATGTGCGCTGACATAACTGACTGACAGTCCCTTAGGTTTGTTTTGAGGTTGCTATGGCTGGGTGCAATTCGTCAATTGATTACATAGTGTCtcagagtttgtgtgtttaaagactTGACTTCATCATCTCAGACCATAACACGCTGTGACCTAACTTGTGCCCGTGGCATGTTTCATTGCAACAACTTACTTTATCTCCCGGGCTTTGCctctctttattgttttgtgaTTCTGCCAGTTCCACCCATGCTGCCCAGCCAGTCACAATATTGTTGCGTAGCTCCTTCGGATTCACGTGTCAGCAACTGAAATACTGATATTTGCACGCGGCCTGTTGGCATTTTATCCCCTGACATTCAGTCTGAGCCGAAGTGTTTATGTTTGGTGTTTATCTGTgcaacagaggagaagaggacggCGCAGAGAGTTCAGAAGAGGCTCTTGGAGCTTTTGGCTCCAGCGGGTCTGACTGAGGAGTCCGGGTCGAGCCCCTGGCTTCATGCTTACAGGCggctcctgcaggaggaggggaCAAACGAGGAAATGCAGACAAAGGCTTTGTTGATGCAACTCTGGGCCTCACAGGTGAGTCAGACGACAATGGAGAATTGTCCCTGGATGCACTAAGCAAGGGCTTAAATTGGTGATGTCACATCTAGTGAGGAGTCATGCTCTGACTGACAGTTGAACTTTACctcagtgtctgtgtgggttgTTTCTGTCCTACATGTCTCCAAGGAAACTCAAagtcattcatttgttttctgtaactaCTTAGGGGCcccaggtctccagtctgtcacaggactaacacagagaatCAGGCGACCATTCACGCTGAGACCAATTTAGTATCACAGATAAACCCAAAGATGTGCCACCCCAACTTAAATTCAGGGAGACTGATACTGACGTGCAGTACCCTTGCTTGGCACATGGGTGCACTGTTCAACAGGACTTTGAATCTGAGTAGGAACGCTTTGGGAAGCTTTGAACCAAAATTCAGTTTCTGcgtttttttgttgctcttgattttatttgttagtTCTTTTTGTCACAGTAACAGTGTTTCTCCTGAATAATCTTTATATGAAAGTATCGAAAAAACTGTTTGCTTAATTACAGAAAATCctttaaatttgttttgtgaAGGATCAGTGTATACACATGTATCCCCACCTGCTTGTTATCCCATCATCAAAACAAATGAGTGTGTAAAGTCCTCCCTCTATTCATCTTAGTCTTTGGGATCTGACCTGATTTTGAGTCTTAGTCACATATAAATGGGCATGATACTGACTCATGCAATGACACCACCCTGCTGGAGGGGTCTATTGCACCAAAAATGTTAATCAGATATTTAATTACTCATGCGGGCTACTTGCTCATCCCTTTCTCGCACTTGTCACCTCCATGTCAGTTTAATCATGTCACACCTGAAAATTCACAATGTGCTGATGACTTACTAGACAACTAAAACAGTGGCTAGAAACCGCATTACAATCAGCCAGTATTTAGTTGTGTTTGACTATACAGTAACATGGTTCTGTTACTAACACACATCCAAGACCTTCCTCCCACACTCTGTGATAAATATGCCAGAGGTTTGGGTCATGTCATGTCCTCACACCAGCAATCCTTACGTTTGATAAACTGTTCATTTATTGTGCTTTTAGTGCTTTACTTGCATGAAGTTAAGCGGCAAATTTGCCGTCCTTTGTTCATTATGTTTCCACAGTGTTCTGTATTTTGTGCAAACAGCACTGTGCTTCGCCATAAAACTGAACAGATTCAATGTCCTGCCCTTGGATGCAGGCAGATGGCAGGGAACGCCAGGTTTCCAGAGGCTTTCCTTTTAAAGTAAACCATTACTGTGCTGAGCGTGGCCAGTAGTGAAACAATCCAGAGCATGACTCTTCTCATCACAGACACATGAACGGAATccacatgaattttttttttttttttttgcgagcaCTTAAAACAGTTAAAGACGCTTTTTGGTTCATAGGAACTTGgttttgattaaaaatgtttGCTTCGGTACGACTCTAACAGAAGGTTGATATAAGCAGTGTGTGGGTCACGTGATGTCTCTATTTGCTGTTACCAAATAACCACCTGCGCTGTCACTACGCAACGCCAGAGTGGGAGACCTTATCATCGTCCTCATGTGagcctttgtttgtttccaggGTAATGTTGGTCCTGCTGCATTTTGGCTGTTGGGCTTCTTGTTGACAAATCCTGAAGCTCTGGTGGCGGTGAGGAGGGAGTTCAGCCAGATCTCACAGATGGAAACCTCGGAGACTCCTCTCATGGGCAGACCAGCGAACACCCCCGTGTTTGGTGAGGGTTTTTCCAAGATTGTGTCAGTAGAGCAGCATCGTTCTCATTTTTTAGATAACAATGCAGCATAGACTGTAGGTTACGTAGTTTATAAACCTGGAATAATTTGAATTATGCAcaattttgcattaaaatgtattgAGAGAGGGTTTTGGAGCGGGGACAAAACTTTTTAAATCGATATATTAGAAATTACATGATTATGTCTGATTATGATTTAAATATATGACTGacaaaattgaattaaattgaccagagcatttgttttcagttcattACACGTAGAGAAACACTGCAGAAAGTTGCTGCTGTCTATTAACAGCCATTTCTCTCCCTTCCCAGACAGTGCCCTGGAAGAGGCACTGAGACTTACTGCCGCCCCCTTCATCACGAGAGAAGTGGTGCAGGACAAGATCCTCCACATGGCAGATGGCCAGAAGTACCTGCTAAGAAAAGGAGACAGAGTGTGTATGTTTCCCTTCATCAGCCCTCAAATGGACCCTGAGATTTACCATGAGCCACAGGTTTGTTGCCGTTTCCAGCTCCTCCACTCACTCCGTCAAAATCTTCCCATGCTGCCAACAGGAATAGTAGTAATTGTCTTAGGGGCTCGATGGAGGTAGACTTAAGTGTTATTAGCAGCATAGTTGTTTATGTGAGGTGGAAGCAACGCCTACGCAGAACTGACCCTGTGCTACTCAGTGAGAGGTCACACCCAGAGCTGTGGGCCACTGACGGATTAGCAGAgcacaggaacagaaacatggctaATAGGCGTGGGAAGGACATTTCAAGGCCGCatttaagtaataaataaaaacccatccATGAGTAACTTTATAAAGATCAGGTGTTACATGTTATGACTAAAAtagttgttttctcttctcatcGCTTGAGTCTAATATTGTcttgtgcacatttttatttatttatttttttcctttccagaAATACAAGTACGATCGCTTCCTCAATGAGG
This genomic window contains:
- the LOC125006984 gene encoding prostacyclin synthase-like, which translates into the protein MMWTILLLVLLYLVFRRRTRSKNEPPLDKGIIPWLGHALEFGKDASKFISRMKQKHGDIFTVHAAGHYVTVLLDPHSYDEVINDPVSLDFTRYAQVLMERIFNLRLPHHQVDKAKEVMKRHLLGMNLATLNCTMSQHLQALLKGETSQNQKDWKEEGLFNFSYSLLFKAGYLTLFGGEQNNNSTDPSSVYEEFRKFDGLLTKMARGTLKAEEKRTAQRVQKRLLELLAPAGLTEESGSSPWLHAYRRLLQEEGTNEEMQTKALLMQLWASQGNVGPAAFWLLGFLLTNPEALVAVRREFSQISQMETSETPLMGRPANTPVFDSALEEALRLTAAPFITREVVQDKILHMADGQKYLLRKGDRVCMFPFISPQMDPEIYHEPQKYKYDRFLNEDGSVKKDFYKGGRRLKYHTMPWGAGTNGCVGKRFAVNTIRQFVYAVLTNYDLELCNPSAQMPEINASRYGFGMLQPEGDLLIRYKPRNAH